A single genomic interval of Sphingopyxis sp. CCNWLW2 harbors:
- a CDS encoding threonine-phosphate decarboxylase, producing MSGPWTWHGGGLEAAKRRFGNGDWIDLSTGINPHPWPGAAAIAVDWQRLPDPDALARLEAVAASYFGVDARHICAVPGSEIGLRLVGTLVGGPARHIAPSYRTHGEMVAGSAPIAPEAARGHDGTLILANPNNPDGRVTGAAAMQALLDGRGPGGWLLVDEAFADSDPATSIAPLVDDSQRLIVFRSFGKFFGLAGVRLGFVVAPQAIVTALRGRLGAWPLSAAAILIGTAAYADRDWITATRRRLGEEATALDAMLAGRGFQPIGACPLFRLIEIDDAHALFERLARRAILTRPFADQRRWLRIGLPADAAARARLEAALTDG from the coding sequence ATGAGCGGCCCATGGACCTGGCACGGCGGCGGGCTCGAAGCCGCGAAGCGCCGGTTCGGCAATGGCGACTGGATCGACCTGTCGACCGGGATCAATCCGCACCCCTGGCCCGGCGCCGCCGCGATCGCGGTCGACTGGCAGCGCCTGCCCGATCCGGACGCGCTCGCGCGGCTCGAAGCCGTTGCCGCTAGCTATTTCGGCGTCGACGCCCGCCATATCTGCGCCGTGCCCGGAAGCGAGATCGGCCTGCGCCTTGTCGGGACGCTGGTGGGCGGCCCCGCGCGGCATATCGCGCCGAGCTATCGCACCCATGGCGAAATGGTCGCGGGAAGCGCACCCATCGCCCCCGAAGCGGCACGCGGCCACGACGGCACATTGATCCTCGCCAACCCCAACAATCCCGATGGCCGCGTGACCGGCGCCGCGGCGATGCAGGCGCTGCTGGACGGGCGCGGGCCCGGCGGCTGGTTGCTGGTCGACGAAGCCTTTGCCGACTCCGATCCGGCCACGAGTATCGCGCCGCTGGTCGATGACAGCCAGCGGCTGATCGTCTTCCGCTCCTTCGGCAAATTCTTCGGCCTCGCGGGCGTGCGGCTCGGTTTCGTTGTCGCGCCGCAGGCCATCGTGACGGCGCTGCGCGGACGGCTCGGCGCGTGGCCGCTGTCGGCGGCCGCGATCTTGATCGGAACCGCCGCCTATGCCGACCGCGACTGGATCACCGCGACGCGCCGTCGCCTCGGCGAAGAGGCGACCGCACTCGACGCGATGCTGGCTGGTAGAGGTTTCCAGCCCATCGGCGCCTGCCCGCTCTTTCGCCTGATCGAAATCGACGACGCGCATGCGCTGTTCGAGCGGCTCGCGCGGCGCGCGATCCTGACGCGTCCCTTCGCCGATCAGCGGCGCTGGCTGCGAATCGGCCTGCCCGCCGACGCCGCCGCGCGCGCGCGGCTGGAAGCGGCGCTGACCGATGGCTGA
- a CDS encoding DUF1636 domain-containing protein, producing MLTRVDPGPAVVVCNTCRHSRESRDDATGKRGGARLAEALKQLKECEPRYAGIAVQEMACLFACQDHCTVHLRAPDKVGYVLGRFQGDANSARAILDYAVHYATSEHGRVPFSLWPEGVKGHFITRTPPPGFVAE from the coding sequence ATGCTGACGCGCGTCGACCCGGGCCCGGCGGTCGTGGTGTGCAACACCTGCCGCCACAGCCGCGAGTCCCGGGACGACGCAACAGGCAAACGCGGTGGTGCACGGCTCGCCGAGGCGCTGAAACAGCTTAAGGAATGCGAGCCGCGCTACGCCGGCATCGCGGTGCAGGAAATGGCATGCCTGTTCGCATGCCAGGATCATTGCACCGTCCATCTGCGCGCACCCGACAAGGTCGGCTATGTCCTCGGCCGGTTTCAGGGCGATGCAAATTCCGCGCGTGCCATTCTCGACTATGCCGTCCATTATGCGACGAGCGAGCATGGCCGCGTCCCCTTTTCGCTTTGGCCCGAAGGCGTCAAAGGGCATTTCATCACCCGCACCCCGCCACCAGGATTTGTCGCCGAATGA
- a CDS encoding Ppx/GppA phosphatase family protein — translation MRQMAAPSGRPPRPSSRTGPAAKGRNKAGGEARPMPIARPRSYAAIDLGTNNCRLLIARPQNGELVVIDAFSRIVRLGEGLHGSGRISDAAMDRTVAALSICADKLRRRHVSLSRAVATEACRRASNGEELAERVRRETGIVLDIISAAEEARLAVLGCHNLMEPGEGPALIFDIGGGSTELMHVDVSDHDVKIHDWISVPWGVVSLTEHAPLPDDSLAGRQAAYAHMREVTREAFAAFAGRAERFAGQKLRLLGTSGTVTTLASVFLDLPRYDRRAVDGLVVPSEAMRDISRRLADASIADRAEIACIGRERADLVVAGCAILESIIDLWPAVRVGVADRGIREGILRTLAMQGRDIPVTRREYRK, via the coding sequence ATGCGGCAAATGGCAGCGCCATCAGGGCGACCGCCGCGGCCAAGTTCCAGAACGGGCCCGGCGGCAAAAGGACGAAACAAGGCGGGCGGCGAAGCGCGTCCGATGCCGATCGCGCGGCCGCGCAGCTATGCCGCGATCGACCTTGGCACCAACAATTGCCGGCTTTTGATCGCCCGCCCGCAAAATGGCGAGCTCGTCGTCATCGACGCTTTTTCCCGCATCGTCCGCCTCGGCGAAGGCTTGCATGGCAGCGGGCGCATCAGCGACGCCGCGATGGACCGCACCGTCGCCGCGCTCTCGATCTGTGCCGACAAGCTGCGCCGCCGTCACGTCTCGCTGTCGCGCGCGGTCGCGACCGAAGCGTGCCGCCGCGCGAGCAATGGCGAGGAACTCGCCGAGCGGGTCCGCCGCGAAACGGGCATCGTCCTCGACATCATCTCCGCCGCCGAAGAGGCGCGGCTCGCGGTGCTCGGCTGCCACAATCTGATGGAGCCCGGCGAAGGCCCGGCGCTGATCTTCGACATCGGCGGCGGCTCGACCGAGCTGATGCACGTCGACGTGTCGGACCATGACGTCAAGATCCACGACTGGATCAGCGTGCCGTGGGGCGTCGTCTCGCTGACCGAACATGCGCCGCTTCCCGACGACAGCCTCGCCGGCCGCCAGGCCGCCTATGCGCATATGCGCGAAGTGACGCGCGAAGCCTTTGCCGCCTTTGCCGGGCGCGCCGAGCGCTTTGCCGGTCAGAAGCTGCGCCTGCTCGGCACCAGCGGCACGGTGACGACGCTCGCCAGCGTCTTCCTCGACCTGCCGCGTTATGACCGGCGCGCGGTCGACGGGCTGGTCGTCCCGTCGGAGGCGATGCGCGACATCAGCCGCCGCCTCGCCGACGCCAGCATCGCCGACCGCGCCGAAATCGCGTGCATCGGCCGCGAGCGCGCCGACCTGGTCGTCGCCGGCTGCGCGATCCTTGAAAGCATCATCGACCTGTGGCCCGCGGTGCGCGTCGGCGTCGCCGACCGCGGCATCCGCGAGGGCATATTGCGCACGCTGGCGATGCAGGGCCGCGACATCCCCGTCACCCGCCGCGAGTATCGCAAATGA
- a CDS encoding adenosylcobinamide-GDP ribazoletransferase, whose protein sequence is MKGLIVAIQFLTRLPTPRIAVSSDEFAASMRWFPAVGLIVGAIVAAGGWAGARIDPWTGALCALIIWVAVTGALHLDGLGDIADASGAAHKDRERLIAVLGDPHVGSFAVVAIALQLIAKLVLLHALLDRQMFAAIALIPFAARIGPLVWSRALPDLHAGLGSRFRGAVRPMDFVIWGLALVAAAWASSSLLIAPLIFLLWGAWLLRKIGGISGDGHGAGIEIAESLLLAAALLPAHFA, encoded by the coding sequence ATGAAGGGGCTGATCGTCGCGATCCAGTTCCTGACGCGCCTGCCGACGCCGCGCATCGCGGTGTCGAGCGACGAATTCGCGGCATCGATGCGCTGGTTTCCCGCGGTCGGGCTGATCGTCGGCGCGATTGTCGCGGCGGGCGGCTGGGCCGGTGCGCGGATCGATCCGTGGACAGGAGCCTTATGCGCGCTCATCATCTGGGTCGCCGTAACCGGCGCGCTGCATCTCGACGGGCTGGGCGACATCGCCGACGCGAGCGGGGCAGCGCACAAGGACCGCGAACGACTGATCGCCGTGCTTGGCGACCCGCATGTCGGCAGTTTCGCGGTCGTCGCCATCGCGCTGCAACTGATCGCCAAACTCGTCCTGCTCCATGCATTGCTCGACCGCCAGATGTTCGCCGCGATCGCGCTGATCCCGTTCGCCGCGCGGATTGGCCCGCTCGTCTGGTCGCGCGCGCTTCCCGATCTCCACGCGGGGCTCGGTTCGCGTTTTCGGGGCGCGGTGCGGCCGATGGACTTCGTCATCTGGGGTTTGGCTCTTGTCGCTGCGGCGTGGGCATCGTCCTCGCTGCTGATCGCGCCCTTGATCTTCCTCCTCTGGGGCGCGTGGCTGCTGCGCAAGATCGGCGGGATTTCGGGCGACGGGCACGGCGCGGGGATCGAGATCGCCGAAAGCCTGCTGCTCGCCGCCGCCTTGCTGCCGGCGCACTTTGCATGA
- a CDS encoding glycine zipper 2TM domain-containing protein: MKKMVTLSIAALMSTATLGMAAPAAAQNGYYDRDGYSSYYSGYDRDDRRYDRYDRRDYRRDRRDYRNDRRYYRGDRRNYRQCDKGTGGTVIGAIAGGLAGHEIAGRGDRTVGTIIGGAVGALAGRAIDKGNDGCR; encoded by the coding sequence ATGAAAAAGATGGTGACCCTCTCGATCGCCGCCCTGATGTCCACCGCGACGCTGGGCATGGCGGCTCCCGCCGCGGCGCAGAACGGCTATTATGACCGCGACGGCTATTCGAGCTATTACAGCGGCTACGACCGCGACGATCGTCGCTACGATCGTTACGACCGCCGTGACTATCGCCGCGACCGCCGCGATTACCGCAACGATCGCCGCTATTACCGTGGTGACCGCCGCAACTATCGCCAGTGCGACAAGGGCACCGGCGGCACCGTGATCGGTGCGATTGCGGGCGGCCTTGCCGGCCATGAAATCGCCGGTCGCGGCGACCGCACGGTCGGCACGATCATCGGCGGCGCCGTCGGCGCCCTCGCCGGCCGCGCGATCGACAAGGGGAATGACGGCTGCCGTTAA
- a CDS encoding S41 family peptidase translates to MGKSKQSVAAVTLAALMLASCGGEGSLSSGGPVTVTPTPSPTPTPTCALASRQAFAKAVIDEWYLFPSDVANVSAASHSNVQSYIDALVAPARALNKDRFFTYITSIAEENAFYASGSSAGFGVRMSYDAAGQRILIAEAYESAPAFAAGIDRGTAIVAIGTNSGNLRSVASIVAAEGTAGLTNALGPSDPGVSRVLRITDAAGTRDVTVVKADYSLDPVSDRYGAKIISEGGRNYGYLNLRTFISSANPQLRAAFLNFRNQGVTDVIIDFRYNGGGLVSTAELMGDLLGRSRNSSEVFSQTNFRSSKSAENERHFFTAQPESIAPTRIAFIGTESTASASELVINSMLPYLGTNMTLVGGNTYGKPVGQIALDKAECDDRMRVVAFATANSTGAGDYYDGLAPKITNSCAASDDLTVPLGDPREASIRAAIGFLSGNACTTRIADASAGPAARSRSARMLAEPEMLTPERPSAAQRELPGLF, encoded by the coding sequence ATGGGTAAGTCGAAACAATCAGTTGCGGCTGTGACGCTCGCCGCGCTGATGTTGGCATCGTGCGGCGGCGAAGGCAGTTTGAGCAGTGGCGGCCCCGTCACGGTCACCCCGACACCGAGCCCCACTCCGACGCCCACTTGCGCGCTGGCCTCGCGCCAGGCCTTTGCCAAGGCGGTGATCGACGAATGGTATCTGTTCCCCAGCGACGTCGCGAACGTCAGCGCGGCGAGCCATAGCAATGTCCAATCCTATATCGACGCGCTCGTCGCCCCGGCGCGCGCGCTGAACAAGGATCGTTTCTTCACCTACATCACCTCGATCGCCGAGGAGAACGCCTTTTACGCCAGTGGGTCGAGCGCGGGCTTCGGCGTCCGCATGAGCTATGACGCGGCGGGTCAGCGCATCCTCATCGCCGAAGCCTATGAAAGCGCGCCGGCGTTCGCCGCGGGGATCGACCGCGGCACCGCGATCGTCGCGATCGGCACGAACAGCGGAAATTTGCGTAGCGTGGCGAGCATCGTCGCCGCCGAAGGGACCGCGGGCCTCACCAATGCGCTCGGCCCGAGCGACCCCGGGGTCAGCCGCGTGCTACGCATCACCGACGCGGCCGGAACGCGCGACGTCACCGTCGTGAAGGCGGATTATTCGCTCGATCCGGTTTCGGACCGCTATGGCGCGAAGATCATCAGCGAAGGCGGCCGCAACTACGGCTATCTCAACCTTCGAACCTTCATCTCGTCGGCGAACCCGCAACTGCGCGCGGCTTTCCTCAATTTCCGCAACCAGGGCGTGACCGACGTCATCATCGACTTCCGCTACAATGGCGGCGGGCTCGTTTCGACCGCCGAGCTGATGGGCGACCTGCTCGGGCGAAGCCGCAATTCGAGTGAGGTTTTCTCGCAGACCAATTTCCGGTCATCGAAATCGGCCGAAAATGAGCGGCATTTCTTCACCGCCCAGCCCGAATCGATCGCACCGACGCGCATCGCCTTTATCGGCACTGAGTCGACCGCATCGGCGAGCGAGCTCGTGATCAATTCGATGCTGCCCTATCTCGGCACCAATATGACGCTGGTCGGCGGCAACACCTATGGCAAGCCGGTCGGCCAGATCGCGCTCGACAAGGCCGAATGCGACGACCGCATGCGCGTCGTCGCATTCGCGACGGCCAATTCGACCGGCGCGGGCGATTATTATGACGGGCTCGCCCCGAAAATCACGAACAGCTGCGCCGCGAGCGACGACCTGACCGTCCCGCTCGGCGATCCGCGCGAGGCGTCGATCCGCGCCGCGATCGGCTTCCTGTCGGGCAACGCCTGTACCACGCGCATCGCCGACGCCAGCGCGGGTCCGGCGGCGCGAAGCCGCAGCGCCCGTATGCTCGCCGAGCCCGAAATGCTGACCCCCGAGCGGCCGAGCGCGGCGCAACGCGAACTGCCCGGGCTGTTCTGA
- the cbiB gene encoding adenosylcobinamide-phosphate synthase CbiB — protein MAEPIALTALALDAAFGWPRALYRRLGHPVGLFARIIEGCETRWNRPGHSFGVRRALGILTLLVLLVLVAGSGWALQRLLLASFRGWGWIAVAILAWPALAQRSLFDHVRAVGERIDAGDLAGARAAVGMIVGRDTAALDESGVARAAIESLAESFCDGVAAPLFWLLLLGLPGVWAYKAVNTADSLIGHREARWRAFGWAAARTDDLLNWIPARLAGVLICLAGRGGWRILLRDARKHASPNAGWPEAAMAGALRLRLAGPVAYDGVMHDKPWIGDGTSEAGGDEIDRALTIYIRACLLLWLIAGGAMWLR, from the coding sequence ATGGCTGAGCCGATCGCGCTCACCGCGCTCGCGCTCGACGCCGCGTTCGGCTGGCCGCGCGCGCTCTATCGCCGCCTCGGCCACCCCGTCGGGCTGTTTGCGCGGATCATCGAAGGTTGCGAGACGCGGTGGAACCGCCCCGGACACAGTTTCGGCGTGCGACGCGCGCTCGGTATCCTGACCCTGCTCGTCCTGCTTGTCCTCGTGGCCGGCTCCGGCTGGGCGCTCCAGCGCCTGCTGCTCGCGTCGTTCCGCGGCTGGGGCTGGATCGCCGTCGCGATCCTCGCCTGGCCCGCACTCGCGCAGCGCAGCCTGTTCGATCATGTCCGCGCGGTCGGCGAGCGGATCGATGCCGGCGATCTCGCCGGCGCGCGCGCTGCGGTCGGCATGATCGTCGGCCGCGACACCGCCGCGCTCGACGAAAGCGGCGTCGCGCGCGCCGCGATCGAAAGCCTTGCCGAAAGCTTTTGCGACGGCGTCGCCGCGCCGCTCTTCTGGCTGCTCCTCCTCGGCCTGCCCGGCGTGTGGGCGTATAAAGCGGTGAACACCGCCGACAGCCTGATCGGCCACCGCGAGGCGCGCTGGCGCGCCTTCGGCTGGGCGGCGGCGCGTACCGACGATCTCTTGAACTGGATCCCCGCGCGGCTGGCGGGCGTGCTCATCTGCCTGGCGGGCCGTGGCGGCTGGCGCATCCTGTTGCGCGACGCGCGCAAACACGCCTCACCCAACGCCGGCTGGCCCGAAGCCGCGATGGCGGGTGCGCTGCGGCTTCGGCTCGCGGGCCCGGTCGCCTATGACGGGGTCATGCACGACAAACCATGGATCGGCGATGGGACCAGCGAGGCGGGCGGCGACGAAATCGACCGCGCGCTCACCATCTATATCCGCGCCTGCCTCCTGCTGTGGCTGATCGCGGGAGGCGCAATGTGGCTGCGCTGA
- the cobT gene encoding nicotinate-nucleotide--dimethylbenzimidazole phosphoribosyltransferase, producing MTSFPSLDAFEAALADLREPSAEAAADARVRQAELTKPAGSLGRLEDLAIFFAGWQGKARPQIARARAAIFAGNHGVTVHGVSAFPPSVTAQMVANFANGGAAINALSGAAGLELTVVALDLDRPTADFTVDAAMSEAECLDALNRGAAVVDADLDLIVLGEMGIGNSTAAAALCARSFADGVAGWVGPGTGVDGHGVARKVEVIERALAFHIDAPRSAFETLRRVGGREIAAIAGAVVRARQLGVPVLLDGFICTSAIAPLAAENPAIADHIIAGHCSAEPGHKRLLDLLGLVPLLSLGMRLGEGSGAAVAANIIRSALVAHDQMATFAEAQVSASL from the coding sequence ATGACCAGCTTTCCATCGCTCGATGCTTTCGAGGCTGCTCTTGCCGATCTGCGCGAACCAAGCGCCGAAGCGGCAGCCGATGCCCGCGTACGGCAGGCCGAATTGACCAAACCCGCCGGATCGCTGGGGCGGCTCGAGGATCTGGCGATCTTTTTCGCTGGCTGGCAGGGCAAGGCGCGGCCGCAGATCGCCCGCGCCCGCGCCGCGATCTTCGCGGGCAACCATGGCGTCACCGTCCACGGCGTCAGCGCCTTTCCGCCGAGCGTCACCGCACAGATGGTCGCCAATTTCGCGAACGGCGGCGCGGCGATCAACGCTTTGTCGGGCGCCGCCGGGCTGGAACTGACGGTCGTCGCGCTCGACCTCGACCGGCCGACCGCCGATTTCACCGTCGATGCAGCGATGAGCGAGGCCGAATGCCTCGATGCGCTGAACCGCGGCGCCGCCGTGGTCGACGCCGACCTCGACCTGATCGTTCTCGGCGAAATGGGGATCGGCAATTCGACCGCTGCCGCCGCACTCTGCGCGCGCAGCTTCGCCGACGGCGTGGCGGGATGGGTCGGGCCCGGCACCGGGGTCGACGGCCACGGCGTCGCGCGCAAGGTCGAGGTGATCGAGCGTGCGCTCGCCTTTCACATCGATGCGCCGCGCTCGGCGTTCGAGACACTGCGCCGCGTCGGCGGGCGCGAGATCGCGGCGATCGCGGGCGCGGTCGTGCGCGCGCGCCAGCTTGGCGTCCCTGTGCTGCTCGACGGCTTCATCTGCACCTCGGCCATCGCACCCCTCGCGGCCGAGAATCCCGCGATCGCGGACCATATCATCGCGGGCCATTGCTCGGCCGAACCGGGGCATAAGCGCCTGCTCGACCTGCTCGGCCTCGTCCCCCTGCTGTCGCTGGGCATGCGGCTTGGCGAAGGCAGCGGCGCGGCGGTCGCGGCGAATATCATCCGCAGCGCCCTCGTCGCGCACGACCAGATGGCGACCTTTGCCGAAGCGCAGGTTTCGGCGTCGCTGTGA
- a CDS encoding histidine phosphatase family protein, with the protein MSGFALHLLRHGAPETPGLLMGRTDGAPTAEGIAACVQQAEGLGIERLIASDLHRSCAAGEAIGAALGAPLLIDPRWRELDFGDWDGKAASAIDRDALGRFWNNPDANPPPGGERWSALVARVSAAIADLPPVPTLIVTHGGAMRAALHTLCGFDQRQLWAFDLPYAALLSLRVWLGEPTSAQIAGLYP; encoded by the coding sequence GTGAGCGGCTTCGCGCTCCATCTGCTGCGCCACGGCGCGCCCGAAACGCCGGGTTTGCTGATGGGACGCACCGATGGCGCGCCAACCGCCGAAGGCATCGCCGCTTGCGTGCAGCAGGCAGAAGGCCTTGGCATCGAACGCTTGATCGCGTCCGACCTTCATCGCAGCTGCGCAGCCGGCGAAGCGATCGGCGCGGCGCTCGGCGCACCGCTCCTCATCGATCCGCGCTGGCGCGAACTCGATTTCGGCGACTGGGACGGCAAAGCGGCGAGCGCCATCGACCGCGACGCGCTCGGCCGCTTCTGGAACAATCCCGACGCAAATCCTCCGCCCGGCGGCGAACGTTGGTCGGCGCTGGTGGCGCGCGTATCGGCCGCCATCGCCGATCTGCCCCCCGTTCCGACACTGATCGTCACCCACGGCGGCGCGATGCGTGCCGCGCTCCACACGCTGTGCGGTTTCGACCAGCGCCAGCTCTGGGCGTTTGACCTGCCCTATGCCGCGCTGCTCTCGCTCCGTGTGTGGCTGGGCGAACCGACCAGCGCGCAGATCGCGGGGCTCTATCCATGA
- a CDS encoding RlmE family RNA methyltransferase, with product MSGGSGKGGGSGRGGLHVRVKTARKRSVSSTRWLQRQLNDPYVRRAQAEGYRSRAAYKLIELDEKFGFLKKSRAVVDLGITPGGWSQVVRKANPRARVAGIDLLACEPIEGVAILEMDFMDDAAPDALIEALGSAPDLVISDMAANTVGHQQTDHLRTIGLAETAADFAVQNLLPGGAFVAKVFAGGADHTLLTLLKRHFSTVKHAKPPASRKGSPELYVIAQGFKGRSSDAEADAE from the coding sequence ATGAGCGGCGGAAGCGGAAAAGGCGGCGGTTCAGGCCGCGGCGGTCTGCACGTCCGCGTCAAAACCGCGCGCAAGCGCAGCGTCTCATCGACGCGCTGGCTGCAGCGCCAGCTCAACGATCCCTATGTCCGCCGCGCGCAGGCCGAGGGCTATCGCTCGCGCGCCGCGTACAAGCTGATCGAACTCGACGAGAAATTCGGCTTCCTCAAGAAATCGCGCGCGGTCGTCGACCTTGGCATCACGCCCGGCGGCTGGTCGCAGGTCGTGCGCAAGGCGAACCCGCGCGCGCGCGTCGCCGGGATCGACCTGCTCGCGTGCGAACCGATCGAGGGCGTCGCAATCCTCGAAATGGATTTCATGGACGATGCGGCGCCTGACGCGCTGATCGAGGCGCTGGGCAGCGCCCCCGACCTCGTCATTTCGGACATGGCGGCGAACACCGTCGGCCATCAACAGACCGACCATCTGCGCACGATCGGCCTTGCCGAAACCGCCGCCGATTTCGCGGTGCAGAATCTGCTCCCCGGCGGCGCGTTTGTGGCCAAGGTGTTCGCGGGCGGGGCCGACCACACGCTGCTGACTTTACTAAAACGTCACTTTTCAACGGTAAAGCACGCCAAACCGCCAGCGAGCCGCAAGGGGTCGCCCGAACTTTATGTCATCGCCCAGGGCTTCAAGGGCCGGAGCTCTGATGCGGAGGCGGACGCAGAATAA
- a CDS encoding TonB-dependent receptor plug domain-containing protein: MFKVIFRSSICLAAVAASSAAFADEASTAHAVAADGDSIIVTATRAPLTLDEVPSSIAVLDKEAIDRAQDIGVTELLLRTPGISIARNGGYGTSTSLRIRGAESEHTVVVIDGVKLNDPSSTGGGFNFANLLVGDIDRIEVLRGPQSILWGSQAIGGVVNVVTASPEQSLEGSFDLESGSRETVSARAAIGGRSGPLAWRLGGQRFTTDGISSHAKAFGGVERDGYRNTNLSGRAELALADNVSAEVRGTYSSGRVEFDGFNTDSNDYGQNKEFVGYAGLNFHLAGERFRNRVAFAYTDTNRDNFNPDRARPQSFEADGQNKRWEYQGSFDFTDRITAIFGVENERSNFRSRSPSASLATPLPAFVRGKAELTSAYGQLSIEPVDGLTLNGGVRYDDHDRYGGQTLFAAGGVWRLATGTVLRASYGEGFKAPSLYQLFSEYGNVGLDPEEAHGWEAGIEQHLFDRKLVVGASWFDRTTTNQIIFNSCSFPTSTDPRCTIPGSSPAIPRFGYYLNVARSEAHGVEASAALTLGGLTLDGNYSWIVAEDASEGTANFGKWLPRRPRNTANASASYAFGFGLELGAAVRWSGKSYDNASNATRLDDYTLVDLRAEYALSDAVKLFARAENIFDEQYMTALRYGSLGRSIYAGIRGRF; the protein is encoded by the coding sequence ATGTTTAAAGTGATTTTCAGAAGTTCGATCTGCCTCGCCGCCGTTGCGGCATCCTCCGCTGCGTTCGCTGACGAGGCGTCGACCGCTCATGCCGTCGCCGCCGACGGCGACAGCATCATCGTTACCGCGACGCGCGCGCCGCTGACGCTCGACGAAGTGCCCTCGTCGATCGCCGTGCTCGACAAGGAAGCGATCGACCGCGCGCAGGATATCGGCGTCACCGAGCTGCTGCTCCGCACGCCCGGCATCAGCATTGCGCGCAACGGCGGCTACGGCACCTCGACCTCGCTGCGCATTCGCGGCGCCGAATCGGAGCACACGGTCGTCGTGATCGACGGGGTGAAGCTCAACGATCCGTCGTCGACCGGCGGCGGCTTCAACTTCGCCAACCTGCTCGTCGGCGATATCGACCGGATCGAGGTGCTGCGCGGCCCGCAATCAATCCTGTGGGGCAGCCAGGCGATCGGCGGCGTCGTCAATGTCGTCACCGCCTCGCCCGAACAATCGCTCGAAGGCAGCTTCGACCTTGAGTCGGGTTCGCGCGAGACCGTCAGCGCGCGCGCCGCGATCGGCGGGCGCTCCGGCCCGCTCGCCTGGCGCCTCGGCGGCCAGCGCTTCACCACCGACGGCATTTCGTCGCACGCCAAGGCGTTCGGCGGGGTCGAGCGCGACGGCTATCGCAACACTAATCTTTCGGGCCGCGCCGAACTGGCGCTCGCCGACAATGTCAGCGCCGAGGTCCGCGGCACTTATTCGAGCGGCCGGGTGGAATTCGACGGCTTCAACACCGACAGCAACGACTATGGGCAGAACAAGGAGTTCGTCGGTTATGCCGGGCTCAATTTCCACCTCGCCGGCGAGCGCTTCCGCAACCGCGTCGCTTTTGCCTATACCGACACCAACCGCGATAATTTCAATCCCGACCGCGCGCGTCCGCAGAGCTTCGAGGCCGATGGACAGAACAAGCGCTGGGAATATCAGGGCAGCTTCGATTTCACCGATCGCATTACCGCGATCTTCGGGGTCGAGAATGAACGCTCGAACTTCCGCAGCCGTTCGCCGTCGGCATCGCTGGCAACCCCGCTTCCGGCGTTCGTACGCGGCAAGGCCGAACTGACGAGCGCCTACGGCCAATTGAGCATCGAGCCGGTCGACGGCCTGACCCTGAACGGCGGCGTCCGCTATGACGATCACGACCGCTACGGCGGGCAGACCTTGTTCGCGGCAGGCGGCGTCTGGCGCCTCGCCACCGGCACCGTGCTGCGCGCCAGCTATGGCGAAGGCTTCAAGGCGCCGTCGCTCTATCAGCTGTTCAGCGAATATGGGAATGTCGGGCTCGACCCCGAGGAAGCGCATGGCTGGGAAGCCGGCATCGAGCAGCATCTGTTCGACCGCAAGCTCGTCGTCGGCGCAAGCTGGTTCGACCGCACGACGACGAACCAGATCATCTTCAACAGCTGCAGCTTTCCGACCTCGACCGATCCGCGCTGCACGATCCCTGGCAGCAGCCCGGCGATCCCGCGCTTCGGCTATTATCTCAATGTCGCGCGCAGCGAAGCGCATGGCGTCGAGGCGTCTGCGGCGCTGACGCTCGGCGGGCTGACGCTCGACGGAAACTACAGCTGGATCGTCGCCGAGGACGCCTCGGAAGGCACCGCCAATTTCGGCAAATGGTTGCCGCGCCGCCCGCGCAACACCGCCAACGCCTCGGCGAGCTATGCCTTCGGCTTCGGGCTCGAACTCGGTGCGGCGGTGCGCTGGTCGGGCAAGAGCTATGACAATGCGAGCAATGCGACGCGGCTCGACGATTATACGCTTGTCGACCTGCGCGCCGAATATGCGTTGTCCGACGCGGTGAAGCTGTTCGCGCGCGCCGAGAATATCTTCGACGAGCAATATATGACGGCGTTGCGCTATGGCTCGCTCGGCCGCAGCATCTACGCCGGCATAAGGGGTCGCTTCTGA